A portion of the Edaphobacter lichenicola genome contains these proteins:
- a CDS encoding nuclease → MVRRLILVFAMGCGVGRAQQAIGADGIGTVGVQDAKIAGALEVSNGRAVLVGNTTVTAKDHTAEVTLTRGGSVKVCATSGLHVTSGQSAAGVTPALMLALDRGAIEVKMTATTRDVVMTPDLRFSLKGDGPLDLQLRVTRNGDTCVENRGAQAPVLNVADPFGDGTYELRAGQHVLFEHGSLKEVVDHESSPCGCPPEPTMTVADALLSGGAAGSGDAAKTAAEAHPFPAAVSAGLAPVAVPPQAPEGALHEQVSATLSSSGGADSLAEPAPAPKADATTAAATANVAQGAAAAAPAAAAQKRGFGHAIGRFFKRIFGGG, encoded by the coding sequence ATGGTGCGTCGGCTGATTCTTGTGTTCGCGATGGGTTGTGGGGTGGGGCGAGCGCAACAGGCGATCGGGGCTGATGGGATTGGGACGGTGGGGGTGCAGGATGCGAAGATCGCGGGGGCGCTCGAGGTAAGCAACGGGCGGGCGGTGCTGGTGGGAAATACGACGGTGACGGCGAAGGATCACACGGCGGAGGTGACGCTGACGCGGGGCGGCTCAGTGAAGGTTTGTGCGACAAGTGGGTTGCATGTGACTTCCGGGCAGAGCGCTGCGGGTGTGACGCCTGCGTTGATGCTGGCGCTGGACCGCGGGGCGATTGAGGTGAAGATGACGGCGACGACCAGGGATGTGGTGATGACGCCGGATCTTCGGTTCAGCTTGAAGGGGGATGGGCCGCTCGATCTGCAGTTGCGGGTGACGAGGAATGGAGATACGTGCGTTGAGAATCGTGGGGCGCAGGCGCCGGTGCTGAATGTTGCCGATCCGTTTGGCGATGGGACGTATGAGCTGCGGGCGGGGCAGCATGTGTTGTTTGAACATGGGAGCTTGAAAGAGGTGGTGGACCATGAGAGCTCGCCGTGTGGGTGTCCGCCGGAGCCTACGATGACGGTGGCGGATGCGCTGTTGAGTGGCGGGGCTGCGGGTTCGGGCGATGCAGCGAAGACGGCTGCTGAGGCGCATCCCTTCCCTGCTGCGGTAAGCGCTGGGTTGGCTCCGGTGGCAGTGCCTCCACAGGCTCCTGAGGGGGCTTTGCATGAGCAGGTTTCAGCGACGCTGAGTTCGAGTGGTGGCGCGGATAGTCTGGCTGAGCCGGCTCCGGCTCCGAAGGCTGATGCGACTACCGCTGCCGCGACCGCGAATGTAGCCCAGGGGGCGGCGGCTGCGGCTCCCGCGGCGGCGGCGCAGAAACGCGGCTTTGGGCACGCGATAGGGCGGTTCTTCAAGCGCATCTTTGGTGGGGGTTGA
- a CDS encoding anthranilate synthase component II → MVFVLDNYDSFTYNLVQYMGELGAEMVIRRNDELTPKEVEALRPERILISPGPCTPQDAGISMELIKHFAALGEAGGRKVPILGVCLGHQAIGAAFGGNVIRAPKLMHGKTSEVEHDGKTIFAGIPSAMTCTRYHSLIVSDEGLPEELEVSARTADGETIMALRHRELPIEGVQFHPESVLTVHGKEIIQNFLKM, encoded by the coding sequence ATGGTCTTTGTTCTGGATAACTACGATTCGTTTACTTACAACCTGGTGCAGTATATGGGTGAGCTTGGGGCCGAGATGGTGATTCGGCGCAACGATGAGCTGACGCCGAAGGAGGTTGAGGCGCTGCGGCCGGAGAGGATCCTGATCTCGCCGGGGCCTTGTACGCCGCAGGATGCGGGGATCTCGATGGAGCTGATCAAGCACTTTGCCGCGCTGGGGGAGGCGGGTGGTCGGAAGGTGCCGATTCTTGGGGTGTGCCTGGGGCATCAGGCGATCGGGGCGGCGTTTGGGGGCAATGTGATTCGCGCGCCGAAGCTGATGCACGGCAAGACGAGCGAGGTGGAGCATGATGGGAAGACCATCTTTGCGGGGATACCGTCGGCGATGACGTGTACGCGGTACCACTCGCTGATTGTGTCGGATGAGGGGCTGCCGGAGGAGCTGGAGGTGTCGGCGCGGACGGCGGATGGAGAGACGATTATGGCGCTGAGGCATCGGGAGCTGCCGATTGAAGGGGTGCAGTTCCATCCGGAGAGCGTGCTGACGGTACACGGCAAAGAGATCATTCAGAATTTTTTGAAGATGTAG
- the trpE gene encoding anthranilate synthase component I has protein sequence MSPIDSDSLPSAREFLKLSHSHSLVPVYRTITADLETPVSAFLRIASEEPEAFLLESVEGGKHVGRYTFIGVQPYKKMVSRGKSITVREGRKERTFEGDIFEELKRALSGHTPAKLTGLPPFTAGAVGFFAYDVVRQIEKLPSLAKDELGVPDACLMFFDQVLAFDHVKKEIHLMVTADLTREAREGAYERAVRRLNKLERRLADALPVQRKKKALGKLKVTARTPKAAYLKGVEKTKEYIASGDVFQCVLSQRFDCVPGVDAFEVYRALRIVNPSPYMYFLRFGLEDGAAKAKTSSTAKRVSTSQAHIVGSSPELLVRVHGREVEYRPIAGTRPRSADEVEDRAMEADLRADEKEVAEHIMLVDLGRNDVGRVSEFGSVKVKDLMFVERYSHVMHMVSSLEGKLRPELGAVDAFRACFPAGTLSGAPKIRAMEIIEELEPARRGVYGGSVLYADFSGNLDSCIAIRTLYMNGEQGHFQSGGGIVADSVPEKEFEESVNKARAVVRAIERARGV, from the coding sequence ATGTCTCCTATCGACTCTGATTCCCTTCCCTCGGCTCGTGAATTTTTGAAGTTAAGCCACAGCCACTCGCTTGTGCCGGTATATCGGACGATTACGGCCGATCTGGAGACTCCGGTGTCGGCGTTTCTGCGGATTGCGTCCGAGGAGCCGGAGGCGTTTCTGCTGGAGTCGGTGGAGGGCGGCAAGCATGTGGGTCGCTATACCTTTATCGGCGTGCAGCCGTATAAGAAGATGGTGTCGCGGGGGAAAAGTATCACGGTGCGCGAGGGGCGGAAGGAGCGCACGTTTGAAGGGGACATCTTTGAAGAGCTGAAGCGCGCGCTGAGTGGGCACACTCCGGCGAAGCTTACGGGGCTGCCTCCGTTTACGGCTGGTGCGGTGGGTTTCTTTGCGTATGACGTGGTGCGGCAGATTGAGAAGCTGCCTTCGCTGGCTAAGGACGAGCTTGGGGTTCCGGATGCTTGCCTGATGTTTTTTGATCAGGTGCTGGCGTTCGACCATGTGAAGAAGGAGATTCACCTGATGGTGACGGCCGACCTGACGCGGGAGGCTCGCGAGGGTGCGTATGAGAGGGCGGTAAGGCGGCTGAACAAGTTGGAGAGGCGGTTGGCGGATGCGTTGCCGGTGCAGCGGAAGAAGAAGGCGCTGGGCAAGCTGAAGGTTACGGCTCGTACTCCGAAGGCGGCGTATTTGAAGGGTGTTGAGAAGACGAAGGAGTACATCGCTTCAGGGGATGTGTTTCAGTGTGTGCTGTCGCAGAGGTTCGATTGCGTGCCGGGGGTGGATGCGTTTGAGGTGTATCGGGCGTTGCGGATTGTGAATCCTTCGCCGTATATGTACTTTTTGCGGTTTGGGTTGGAGGATGGGGCTGCGAAGGCTAAGACTTCTTCAACTGCGAAGAGAGTTTCGACGTCTCAGGCGCATATTGTGGGGTCTTCGCCGGAGCTGCTGGTGCGGGTGCATGGGCGAGAGGTGGAGTATCGGCCGATTGCTGGGACGCGGCCACGGAGCGCGGATGAGGTAGAGGATCGGGCGATGGAGGCCGATCTTCGTGCGGATGAGAAAGAGGTGGCCGAGCACATTATGCTGGTCGACCTGGGGCGGAACGATGTGGGACGGGTGAGTGAGTTTGGATCGGTGAAGGTGAAGGATCTTATGTTTGTTGAGCGGTATAGCCATGTGATGCATATGGTGAGTTCGCTTGAAGGCAAGCTGCGACCGGAGTTGGGGGCGGTGGATGCGTTTCGTGCGTGCTTCCCTGCGGGGACGCTGAGTGGTGCGCCGAAGATTCGGGCGATGGAGATTATTGAGGAGTTGGAGCCGGCTCGGCGTGGGGTGTATGGCGGGAGTGTGCTGTATGCGGACTTCAGCGGGAACCTGGATTCGTGTATTGCGATTCGGACGCTGTATATGAATGGAGAGCAGGGGCACTTTCAGTCGGGTGGGGGAATTGTGGCGGATTCAGTGCCGGAGAAGGAGTTTGAGGAGTCGGTGAATAAGGCGAGAGCGGTGGTGAGGGCGATTGAGCGGGCGAGGGGCGTTTAG
- a CDS encoding Glu/Leu/Phe/Val family dehydrogenase: MQTLTLEQETNPWEAQAARFDFAAKKLNLDQGIWKVLRYPARELIVHIPVGMDDGSIEVFTGYRVQHSVARGPAKGGIRYSPDVSLDEVRALASWMTWKCAVVNIPFGGAKGGVICDPKKMSQGELERMTRRYTAELIEFLGPEKDVPAPDMGTDEQTMAWIMDTYSMHMRQTVTAVVTGKPVNIGGSRGRKEATGRGVSVVCDEAMKHLGMSIDGCRVIIQGFGNVGSNSAKLLAQKGYTVTGIAEYDGALYNADGIDIHALIQHRQKTGTITGFTEAEAVDKHELLTYNCEILIPAATENVITSKNADRIRCKILCEGANGPTTTVADDILADKRVFIIPDILANAGGVTTSYFEWVQDRMGYFWTEDEVNQRLDNIMKESFCDVVNYARNHNVNNRIAAYMLAIDRVAYTTKQRGIYA; this comes from the coding sequence ATGCAGACCCTCACACTCGAGCAGGAGACAAATCCCTGGGAAGCCCAGGCCGCTCGATTCGACTTCGCAGCAAAGAAACTTAACCTCGATCAAGGCATCTGGAAGGTCCTCCGTTACCCGGCCCGCGAACTCATCGTCCACATCCCCGTCGGCATGGACGACGGCTCCATCGAAGTCTTCACTGGCTATCGCGTTCAGCACTCGGTCGCCCGCGGCCCCGCAAAAGGCGGCATCCGCTACTCCCCCGACGTCTCCCTCGACGAAGTCCGCGCCCTCGCCTCATGGATGACCTGGAAGTGCGCAGTCGTCAACATTCCCTTTGGCGGAGCCAAAGGCGGCGTCATCTGCGACCCCAAGAAGATGTCCCAGGGTGAACTCGAACGCATGACCCGCCGCTACACCGCCGAACTCATCGAGTTCCTCGGACCTGAAAAAGACGTCCCCGCCCCCGACATGGGCACCGACGAACAGACCATGGCCTGGATCATGGACACCTACTCCATGCACATGCGTCAGACTGTCACTGCTGTCGTCACCGGTAAACCCGTCAACATCGGCGGCTCCCGTGGACGCAAAGAGGCCACCGGCCGCGGCGTCTCCGTCGTCTGCGACGAAGCCATGAAGCACCTTGGCATGTCCATCGATGGCTGCCGCGTCATCATTCAGGGCTTCGGCAATGTCGGCTCCAACTCCGCGAAGCTCCTCGCGCAAAAGGGCTACACCGTCACCGGCATCGCCGAGTACGACGGCGCACTCTACAACGCCGACGGCATCGACATCCACGCTCTCATCCAGCATCGCCAGAAGACCGGAACCATCACCGGCTTTACCGAGGCTGAAGCCGTCGACAAGCACGAGCTCCTCACCTACAACTGCGAGATCCTCATCCCCGCAGCCACCGAAAACGTCATCACCAGCAAGAACGCCGACCGCATCCGCTGCAAGATCCTCTGCGAAGGCGCCAACGGCCCCACCACTACCGTCGCTGACGACATCCTCGCCGACAAGCGAGTGTTCATCATCCCCGACATCCTCGCCAACGCCGGTGGCGTCACCACCAGCTACTTCGAGTGGGTGCAGGATCGCATGGGCTACTTCTGGACCGAGGACGAGGTCAATCAGCGTCTCGACAACATCATGAAGGAAAGCTTCTGCGACGTCGTGAACTACGCACGGAACCACAACGTCAACAACCGCATCGCCGCTTACATGCTCGCAATCGACCGCGTCGCCTACACCACCAAGCAGCGCGGCATCTACGCCTAG
- the pgsA gene encoding CDP-diacylglycerol--glycerol-3-phosphate 3-phosphatidyltransferase, producing MNLPNSITMSRIACIPLLIWILSPIFPLTGGHGATGLRGGEQEIIASIVFILASMTDGLDGYLARRRQQITTMGILLDPLADKLMITAAYIILVAYTPGIVKPWIAILVIGREFLVSGLRSIAATEGFTIEASEIGKLKTVIQIVSVVAAILAHRWDYWNWGGYIVGVHFIAVTAIYWMTIVSIISAVDYFIGFWKKIDHASDKRRKRRSFVLSRKKKPLPPAEHPSRIS from the coding sequence ATGAATCTGCCTAACTCCATCACGATGAGCCGTATCGCATGTATCCCGCTGCTCATCTGGATACTGTCGCCCATCTTTCCCCTCACCGGCGGACATGGCGCTACGGGTTTGCGCGGCGGCGAGCAGGAGATCATCGCCAGCATCGTCTTCATCCTGGCCAGCATGACCGACGGCCTGGACGGCTACCTCGCCCGCCGCCGCCAGCAGATCACCACCATGGGCATCCTGCTCGACCCGCTTGCGGACAAGCTGATGATCACCGCGGCCTACATCATCCTGGTCGCCTACACTCCCGGTATCGTCAAACCCTGGATCGCCATCCTTGTCATCGGCCGCGAGTTCCTCGTCTCCGGCCTGCGCAGTATCGCTGCCACCGAAGGCTTCACGATTGAGGCAAGCGAGATCGGCAAGCTGAAGACCGTCATCCAGATTGTCTCTGTCGTCGCCGCCATCCTCGCCCACCGCTGGGATTATTGGAACTGGGGAGGCTACATCGTCGGCGTCCACTTCATCGCGGTCACGGCCATCTACTGGATGACGATCGTCTCCATCATCTCCGCCGTCGACTACTTCATCGGTTTCTGGAAGAAGATCGACCACGCCTCCGACAAACGCCGCAAGCGCCGCAGCTTCGTCCTCAGCCGCAAGAAGAAGCCGCTCCCGCCCGCCGAACACCCCTCCCGCATCTCTTGA
- a CDS encoding fumarate hydratase C-terminal domain-containing protein: MSSGIRGLGIEAAFEVQDIPVTVAVDTKGTSVHTTGPEEWSRRIAGIPILQ; encoded by the coding sequence GTGTCTTCGGGCATTCGCGGCCTCGGCATAGAGGCTGCCTTCGAAGTACAGGACATCCCGGTGACCGTCGCCGTCGACACCAAAGGCACCAGCGTACACACAACCGGCCCCGAGGAGTGGTCACGTAGAATTGCCGGAATTCCGATCCTGCAGTAG
- a CDS encoding energy transducer TonB, whose protein sequence is MAQQTQGGAATGLQNSGQQAVAALLKQVVLDPTALVESTGKPLPANGNWSIGKNVPAACPQTTDGCFLILYRVPDQKVSCEWVVRLTGDGSSGIILDQNEDASRYLLRRLPTSQAAEILVTNKKPVYPPIAAAAHVSGQVIIKILVSPEGTVEKAFVVSGPEMLRTSSIDAAKGYIFKPLMAGTKAVPFETNVAFDFSSVGSAKGVTSRP, encoded by the coding sequence GTGGCACAGCAGACTCAAGGTGGCGCTGCTACTGGTCTTCAAAACTCCGGGCAACAGGCAGTAGCAGCACTGTTGAAGCAAGTTGTGCTTGACCCTACTGCTCTCGTGGAGAGCACAGGTAAGCCCTTACCCGCGAATGGTAACTGGTCCATCGGCAAAAACGTTCCGGCTGCGTGTCCGCAGACGACAGACGGTTGTTTTTTGATTCTTTACAGAGTTCCAGATCAGAAAGTCTCCTGCGAATGGGTAGTGCGCTTAACCGGAGATGGGAGCAGCGGGATCATCCTCGATCAAAATGAGGATGCCTCACGATATCTTTTGCGAAGGCTCCCGACTTCCCAAGCCGCTGAGATACTGGTTACGAATAAAAAGCCCGTCTATCCCCCGATTGCCGCTGCTGCTCATGTGAGCGGGCAGGTGATTATTAAAATTCTTGTTTCACCTGAAGGAACCGTAGAGAAGGCCTTCGTTGTCAGCGGTCCTGAGATGCTTCGAACAAGCTCGATCGATGCAGCGAAGGGATATATTTTCAAACCGTTGATGGCTGGCACCAAAGCCGTTCCATTTGAAACAAACGTGGCGTTTGACTTCAGTTCGGTGGGGTCGGCCAAGGGCGTTACGAGTAGGCCATAG
- a CDS encoding fumarate hydratase has product MATIKQDDFIRSVADALQYISFYHPVDYITNLARAYEMEQSHAAKDAMAQILINSRMCAEGHRPICQDTGIVTAFVKVGMEVRWEPGIGGMMNLQEMVDEGVREAWRNADNVLRPSILEDPAFTRRNTGDNTPAMVVVELVEGGEVDVTVASKGGGSEAKSKFAMLNPSDSIVDWVLKTVPTMGAGWCPPGMLGIGIGGTAEKAMVMAKESLMDPIDMQELIARGAKTKIEELRIELYEKVNRLGIGAQGLGGLTTVLDVKIMDFPTHAANLPIAMIPNCAATRHLHFHLDGSGPVMVDPPKLDAWPKLEYDVHTARRVDLNTVTHEDVKTWKPGEVILLSGKLLTGRDAAHKRMTDMLKRGEKLPVDFKNRFIYYVGPVEAVREEAVGPAGPTTATRMDKFTRQMLAETGLLGMIGKAERGPAGIDAIREFEAVYLIAIGGAAYLVSKAIKSSKTLAFADLGMEAIYEFEVQDMPVTVAVDTKGTSVHTTGPEEWSRRIAGIPILQ; this is encoded by the coding sequence ATGGCGACGATCAAGCAGGATGACTTTATCCGCAGTGTGGCGGATGCGCTGCAGTACATCAGCTTCTACCATCCGGTGGACTACATTACGAACCTGGCGCGGGCCTACGAGATGGAGCAGAGTCACGCCGCGAAGGATGCGATGGCGCAGATCCTCATCAACTCGCGCATGTGTGCGGAGGGTCATCGGCCAATCTGCCAGGACACCGGGATTGTCACGGCGTTTGTGAAGGTGGGAATGGAGGTCAGGTGGGAGCCCGGCATCGGCGGCATGATGAACCTGCAGGAGATGGTCGATGAAGGAGTGCGCGAGGCGTGGCGTAATGCCGACAACGTGCTGCGGCCAAGCATCCTCGAAGACCCCGCGTTTACCCGCAGGAACACAGGAGACAATACTCCCGCGATGGTGGTGGTGGAGCTGGTCGAGGGTGGCGAGGTCGATGTCACAGTCGCCTCAAAGGGTGGCGGTTCGGAGGCGAAGAGCAAGTTTGCGATGCTGAACCCATCGGACTCGATTGTGGATTGGGTGCTCAAGACTGTGCCGACGATGGGCGCGGGCTGGTGTCCTCCGGGAATGTTGGGGATCGGCATCGGCGGGACCGCGGAGAAGGCGATGGTAATGGCGAAAGAGTCGCTGATGGACCCGATCGACATGCAGGAGCTGATAGCACGCGGAGCGAAGACGAAGATTGAAGAGTTGCGCATCGAACTATACGAGAAGGTGAATCGGCTGGGCATTGGAGCGCAGGGTCTCGGCGGGCTGACGACCGTGCTCGACGTGAAGATCATGGACTTCCCGACCCATGCGGCGAACCTTCCTATCGCAATGATTCCGAACTGTGCGGCAACGCGGCATCTGCACTTTCATCTTGATGGCTCCGGTCCCGTGATGGTCGATCCGCCGAAACTGGACGCGTGGCCGAAGCTCGAGTACGACGTCCACACGGCGCGTCGAGTGGATTTGAATACCGTGACGCATGAGGATGTGAAGACGTGGAAGCCGGGAGAGGTGATTCTGCTCTCGGGCAAGCTGCTGACTGGCCGCGACGCCGCGCACAAGCGTATGACCGACATGCTGAAGCGCGGCGAGAAGTTGCCGGTGGACTTCAAAAACCGATTTATCTACTACGTGGGGCCGGTGGAAGCGGTCCGCGAGGAAGCCGTTGGACCTGCAGGACCAACAACGGCAACGCGCATGGACAAGTTCACTCGGCAGATGCTGGCCGAAACCGGTTTGCTCGGCATGATCGGCAAAGCTGAGCGCGGACCAGCAGGCATCGATGCGATTCGCGAGTTCGAGGCCGTGTACTTGATTGCGATTGGTGGCGCTGCCTACCTCGTATCGAAAGCAATCAAAAGCTCAAAGACCCTGGCATTCGCAGACCTCGGCATGGAAGCTATCTACGAGTTCGAAGTGCAGGACATGCCTGTAACGGTGGCCGTCGACACCAAAGGAACCAGCGTACACACGACCGGCCCGGAGGAGTGGTCACGTAGAATTGCTGGGATTCCAATTTTGCAGTGA
- a CDS encoding c-type cytochrome: protein MAKKSSNGGFGKLFLGFLLGVVAVVAGLFAYLKFGPLPVAVTDAPLPFEKQIVALPLNARIERESKNAPFGISEDVFESGAHVYRAQCASCHGTPGHDVGFAKHMFPTAPQLWKSHGEGVVGVSDDEPGETYWKVANGIRLSGMPSYKHILSDTQMWQVSLLLKNADKELPGPVTQILNSPIP, encoded by the coding sequence ATGGCGAAAAAAAGCAGCAACGGCGGCTTCGGCAAACTCTTTCTCGGCTTTCTTCTCGGCGTCGTCGCCGTGGTCGCCGGACTCTTTGCCTACCTCAAGTTCGGCCCACTCCCGGTTGCCGTCACAGACGCGCCGCTTCCATTTGAAAAGCAGATCGTGGCGCTTCCGCTGAATGCCCGCATCGAGCGCGAGTCCAAAAACGCGCCATTCGGTATCAGTGAGGATGTCTTTGAGTCAGGCGCTCACGTCTATCGCGCACAGTGCGCCAGTTGCCATGGCACGCCAGGCCACGACGTCGGCTTCGCAAAGCATATGTTCCCCACAGCTCCACAGCTTTGGAAGAGCCATGGTGAGGGTGTTGTGGGCGTGAGCGACGACGAGCCCGGCGAGACCTATTGGAAGGTGGCCAACGGCATCCGCCTGTCCGGCATGCCGTCGTACAAGCACATCCTCTCCGATACGCAGATGTGGCAGGTGAGTCTGCTCCTGAAGAACGCCGATAAAGAACTTCCCGGCCCGGTCACCCAGATCCTCAACTCCCCAATACCCTAA
- a CDS encoding DUF481 domain-containing protein: MSLISGALFQQTATGWAQAPAAKSGPDLIVFSNGDQLTGTLERATGDSFVFKSDIVGEITVTADKIKELRSAGKFVALKNGEKVTRTSRTPGTITYGDNAVSVSDVTSSSAPEVVPVKDLAALIDAATYTKEVTSNPGPFSNWSGALSGGVTLVESSSTGQTFNAAVNLIRLVPTVDFLPPRTRDTIDVLETYGKITQPTIPQTNPPTPDSVAKTNIFHADAEHDKYFTPRVYGLVGVSFDHNFAQGLNFQQIYGAGVGWTVIKTPVQEFDLKADVHYERQNFVPPTTSTNLIGSSFTELYHRNLPAKIVFTESGTFIPSWNDPSIYSAIFAAGLQLPTYKRFSLNLSVLDNYLSNPAFGYKDNSFQFVTGVVYTLK, from the coding sequence TTGAGCCTGATCTCAGGCGCGTTATTTCAACAGACCGCGACGGGATGGGCTCAGGCTCCCGCCGCGAAGTCAGGGCCCGATTTGATTGTGTTCAGTAATGGCGATCAATTAACTGGAACGCTGGAGAGGGCAACGGGAGATTCGTTTGTCTTCAAAAGCGATATCGTAGGCGAGATCACAGTTACGGCCGACAAGATCAAAGAACTGCGTTCGGCCGGCAAGTTCGTCGCGCTCAAGAACGGAGAGAAGGTGACCCGTACCTCCAGAACTCCGGGAACGATAACTTACGGAGACAACGCGGTTTCGGTATCTGATGTGACGTCGTCAAGTGCGCCAGAGGTCGTGCCGGTGAAGGACTTGGCGGCCTTGATAGATGCTGCTACCTATACGAAGGAAGTAACCAGTAATCCCGGCCCCTTCTCTAATTGGAGTGGAGCGTTATCGGGTGGCGTGACGCTGGTCGAGTCCTCCTCAACGGGCCAGACGTTCAACGCGGCTGTGAACCTGATACGGTTGGTACCCACGGTGGACTTCCTGCCTCCACGGACTCGCGACACGATTGATGTGCTCGAGACCTATGGCAAGATTACCCAGCCGACGATTCCGCAGACCAACCCGCCGACGCCGGATTCTGTGGCGAAGACGAATATCTTCCATGCGGACGCCGAGCACGATAAGTACTTCACGCCACGAGTCTATGGACTGGTTGGCGTGTCCTTCGATCACAACTTCGCACAAGGCCTGAACTTTCAGCAGATCTATGGTGCTGGTGTCGGCTGGACGGTAATTAAAACGCCTGTTCAGGAGTTCGATTTAAAGGCAGATGTGCACTATGAAAGACAAAACTTCGTGCCACCCACAACCAGTACGAACCTGATTGGATCGAGCTTCACCGAGCTCTACCATCGCAATCTCCCCGCGAAGATTGTCTTCACGGAGAGCGGTACGTTTATTCCATCGTGGAACGATCCCAGCATCTACTCAGCCATCTTTGCGGCAGGTTTGCAATTACCCACGTATAAGAGGTTCAGCCTGAACTTGAGTGTGTTGGATAACTATTTGAGCAATCCGGCCTTTGGTTACAAGGACAACAGCTTCCAGTTTGTGACTGGCGTTGTTTACACACTCAAGTAG
- a CDS encoding GvpL/GvpF family gas vesicle protein translates to MAWYAYCVAERQAFPELCRHRRPMPLAGVSGLFGNQTFLFPASDLAVIVSEHSEEDTSRLDQQAAKDHARVVADCFKLSTVLPFRFGTTFQDDDALRRSVRSNQRHFQANVERLRGKAEMHLKVLVDDICPGNSARDMTVGQQYLTSLRESASRQRERQSKARALSIQMHRMFLPLAEEITCKRMDTGKMLLDIAHLIDNKTVERYQNKYTSATLELKDCRMQLSGPWPPYHFVHRTTPAHQHSA, encoded by the coding sequence ATGGCATGGTACGCATATTGCGTTGCAGAGAGACAAGCGTTTCCAGAACTTTGCCGCCACCGCCGCCCGATGCCCCTGGCCGGGGTCTCAGGGCTCTTCGGTAACCAAACCTTTCTCTTCCCAGCCAGTGACCTGGCTGTGATCGTGTCAGAACACAGCGAGGAGGACACCTCCCGCCTGGACCAGCAAGCTGCCAAAGACCACGCCCGCGTCGTCGCGGACTGCTTCAAGCTCTCAACCGTGCTGCCTTTCCGCTTCGGAACAACCTTCCAGGACGATGACGCCCTGCGGCGTTCGGTCCGCTCGAATCAGCGCCACTTTCAGGCCAACGTCGAGCGTCTCCGCGGCAAAGCCGAGATGCACCTCAAGGTCCTCGTCGATGACATCTGCCCCGGTAACTCAGCCCGGGACATGACTGTCGGTCAGCAGTATCTGACCAGCCTTCGTGAGAGCGCCAGCCGCCAGCGCGAACGGCAGTCGAAGGCGCGTGCTCTCTCGATCCAGATGCATCGTATGTTCCTCCCGCTCGCTGAAGAGATCACCTGCAAGCGTATGGATACTGGCAAGATGCTGCTCGATATCGCCCACCTCATCGACAACAAGACCGTGGAGCGCTACCAGAACAAATACACGTCGGCTACGCTCGAACTCAAAGATTGCCGCATGCAGCTCTCTGGCCCGTGGCCTCCGTATCACTTCGTCCACCGCACCACACCGGCTCACCAGCACAGCGCTTAG